The following are encoded in a window of Sminthopsis crassicaudata isolate SCR6 chromosome 3, ASM4859323v1, whole genome shotgun sequence genomic DNA:
- the KCNJ1 gene encoding ATP-sensitive inward rectifier potassium channel 1, translated as MFKYLRKYFAVHLFGHSRRRARLVSKDGRCNIEFGNVEAQSRLFFFVDIWTTVLDLKWRYKMTIFITVFLGSWFLFGLLWYAVAYIHKDLPEFHPSSNHTPCVDNINGLTSAFLFSLETQVTIGYGYRCVTEQCGTAIFLLIFQSILGVIINSFMCGAILAKISRPKKRAKTITFSKNAVISKRGGKLCLLIRVANLRKSLLIGSHIYGKLLRTTVTPEGETIILDQININFVVDAGNENLFFISPLTIYHVIDQNSPFFQMAPENLLQQDFELVVFLDGTVESTSATCQVRTSYIPEEVLWGYRFAPIVSKTKEGKYRVDFHNFGKTVAVDTPHCALCLYNEKDARARLKKGYDNPNFVLAEVSETDDTKM; from the coding sequence ATGTTCAAATATCTCCGGAAATATTTTGCTGTACATCTTTTTGGACATTCCCGACGGAGAGCAAGGCTTGTCTCCAAAGATGGAAGATGTAACATAGAGTTTGGCAATGTGGAAGCACAATCAAGGCTTTTCTTCTTTGTAGATATCTGGACAACAGTGCTTGACCTCAAGTGGAGGTACAAAATGACTATTTTTATCACTGTCTTCTTAGGCAGCTGGTTCCTCTTTGGCCTCCTATGGTATGCAGTAGCCTACATACATAAAGATCTTCCAGAGTTTCACCCATCTAGCAACCATACTCCATGTGTGGATAACATTAATGGTTTAACCTCagctttcttattttctctagaAACCCAAGTTACCATTGGTTATGGTTACAGATGTGTGACAGAACAATGTGGCACtgctattttccttctcattttccagTCCATCCTTGGAGTTATTATCAACTCTTTCATGTGTGGTGCCATCTTAGCCAAGATCTCTAGACCAAAGAAACGAGCTAAAACTATCACCTTTAGTAAGAATGCTGTCATCAGCAAACGGGGTGGAAAGCTTTGTCTTCTGATCCGGGTGGCTAACCTCAGGAAAAGCCTCTTGATTGGCAGTCACATCTATGGCAAGTTATTGAGGACGACAGTCACACCTGAAGGAGAGACCATTATTTTGGACCAGATCAATATAAACTTTGTGGTTGATGCAGGCAATGAAAACTTATTCTTTATTTCCCCATTGACTATCTATCACGTAATTGATCAGAACAGCCCCTTCTTCCAAATGGCTCCTGAAAACCTTCTCCAGCAAGATTTTGAATTGGTGGTATTTCTAGATGGAACAGTGGAGTCCACCAGTGCTACCTGTCAGGTCCGGACATCCTACATCCCTGAAGAAGTATTATGGGGCTATCGTTTTGCCCCCATAGTGTCCAAGACCAAGGAAGGGAAGTATAGAGTGGATTTCCATAATTTCGGAAAGACAGTAGCAGTGGATACCCCACATTGTGCCTTATGTCTCTACAATGAGAAAGATGCCAGAGCCAGGTTGAAGAAAGGCTATGACAATCCCAACTTTGTCCTGGCAGAAGTCAGTGAAACAGATGATACCAAAATGTAG